The following coding sequences are from one Treponema bryantii window:
- a CDS encoding TIM-barrel domain-containing protein: protein MFYEAKNSLVFKKGNETLLIEPWGKNSLRVRCTLESAFIDHDVALTEKINHGTAKINVTENGASISNGILEARLNFNGVISFYKNDKLILQEYYRQYDPTATKESCCTKIISRQYQGIIGGDYSLTVRFNPNDEEKLFGMGQYPAPYLDMKGCTLELAQRNSQVSIPFALSNLGYGFLWNNPAVGRVTFGKNITEWHADSTKEMDYWITAADTPAEIVENYTAVVGRAPALTEDYLGFWQCKLRYRTQEEVLTVARKYKEMGIHLDVIVIDFFHWPRQGDWFFDKEYWPDPKAMCDELHAMGTKVMVSVWPNVDKKSTHFYEMQEKGYLIRADRGSNQSFDWQGDCLAIDATNPEAREYLWDICKKNYADYGIDMFWLDNSEPDLNIYDFGNYRYQMGNGLQVANIYPQMYSRAFYEGQKAMGQKSIVNLERCAWVGSQKYNQVIWNGDVQSTWECFRTSVCEGLNMGIAGIPWWTTDIGGFMYGDVRTEEFKELLVRWFEWAVFTPILRLHGDRDPHDIPLLDKDPQRGYGGGHLFTGRDNEIWSYGEGPQKIMEAQIKLREKIKPYVTKVMKEASENGSPAMRTMFYEFPEDEKCWNLKDQYMFGSEYLVAPVLAPQTFIRDVYLPAGKWENIHDGKVYDGGQTITVEAPLESIPVFKRS, encoded by the coding sequence ATGTTTTACGAAGCAAAAAATTCTTTAGTATTCAAAAAAGGTAACGAAACACTTCTTATCGAACCATGGGGAAAAAATTCTCTTAGAGTTCGTTGTACACTTGAAAGTGCATTTATTGATCATGATGTTGCACTTACAGAAAAAATCAATCACGGAACTGCAAAAATCAACGTAACAGAAAATGGAGCTTCAATCTCAAATGGAATTCTTGAAGCACGTTTGAATTTTAATGGCGTAATTTCATTCTATAAAAATGATAAACTTATTTTGCAGGAATACTACCGCCAGTATGATCCAACTGCAACAAAGGAAAGCTGCTGTACAAAAATCATCAGCCGTCAATATCAGGGAATCATAGGCGGAGATTATTCACTTACAGTACGCTTTAATCCAAATGATGAAGAAAAACTCTTTGGTATGGGTCAATATCCGGCACCATATCTTGATATGAAAGGCTGTACTCTAGAACTCGCTCAGCGTAACAGCCAGGTTTCTATTCCTTTTGCTTTATCAAATCTTGGATATGGTTTCCTCTGGAATAATCCAGCTGTTGGTAGAGTTACATTCGGAAAGAACATTACAGAATGGCATGCAGACAGCACAAAAGAAATGGACTACTGGATTACTGCTGCTGATACTCCTGCAGAAATCGTAGAAAACTATACTGCAGTTGTAGGACGTGCACCAGCACTCACAGAAGACTATCTTGGTTTCTGGCAGTGTAAACTCCGCTACCGTACACAGGAAGAAGTTCTCACAGTTGCCCGTAAATACAAAGAAATGGGCATTCATCTCGATGTTATCGTAATCGACTTCTTCCATTGGCCACGTCAGGGAGACTGGTTCTTTGATAAGGAATACTGGCCTGATCCAAAAGCAATGTGTGATGAGCTCCATGCAATGGGAACTAAAGTTATGGTTTCTGTATGGCCTAATGTTGATAAAAAATCTACTCACTTCTATGAAATGCAGGAAAAGGGTTATCTGATTCGTGCAGACCGTGGAAGTAACCAGAGCTTTGACTGGCAAGGCGACTGTCTTGCAATTGATGCAACAAATCCGGAAGCACGTGAATACCTCTGGGATATCTGTAAAAAGAATTATGCTGATTACGGAATTGATATGTTCTGGCTTGATAACTCTGAACCTGACCTTAACATTTATGATTTTGGTAACTACAGATACCAGATGGGAAACGGACTTCAGGTTGCAAATATTTATCCTCAGATGTACAGCCGCGCTTTCTACGAAGGTCAGAAGGCTATGGGACAGAAGAGCATTGTAAACCTTGAACGCTGTGCCTGGGTAGGAAGCCAGAAATACAATCAGGTAATCTGGAATGGTGATGTTCAGTCTACATGGGAATGTTTCAGAACTTCTGTATGTGAAGGCTTGAACATGGGTATTGCCGGTATTCCTTGGTGGACAACTGATATTGGCGGCTTTATGTACGGTGATGTTCGCACAGAAGAGTTTAAGGAACTTCTTGTTCGCTGGTTTGAATGGGCTGTATTTACTCCAATCTTAAGATTGCACGGTGACCGCGATCCGCACGATATTCCATTACTCGATAAAGATCCGCAGCGGGGTTACGGTGGAGGACACTTATTCACAGGCCGAGACAACGAAATCTGGTCATACGGTGAAGGCCCTCAGAAGATCATGGAAGCTCAGATTAAGCTCCGTGAAAAAATCAAACCTTATGTAACAAAAGTTATGAAAGAAGCAAGTGAAAACGGAAGCCCTGCAATGCGAACTATGTTCTACGAGTTCCCTGAAGACGAAAAATGCTGGAACCTCAAAGATCAGTATATGTTTGGTTCTGAATATCTTGTAGCGCCAGTTCTTGCACCACAGACTTTCATACGTGACGTATATCTTCCTGCAGGTAAATGGGAAAATATTCATGACGGAAAAGTTTACGATGGCGGGCAGACAATTACAGTAGAGGCTCCGCTTGAAAGTATTCCTGTTTTTAAACGTTCTTAA
- a CDS encoding cation diffusion facilitator family transporter encodes MGTPNREKIIIRTSIIGILANIFLSAFKAFVGIITNSIAIIMDSVNNLSDALSSVITIVGTKLAGKPADKKHPFGHGRVEYLTALVIAVIILYAGLTACIESIKKIINPVTPEYNTASIVIISVAVIVKIILGLYVKGSGKKVNSDSLIASGQDALMDSIISASTIIAAAVFLIWNVSLEAYLGVLISFAIIKAGIETLRETISKILGERVDSYLSKDIKRTIISCDKEILGAYDLVLNNYGPDMHVGSAHIEVPDTWSADKIDAMSRKIANEVYLKHGVAMSAIGIYSVNTHENSAAQIRERVSKIVMEHKEILQMHGFFVDEQAKKMRFDIIVSFDSLSMKEMFNHVVQDVRDAFPDYDVQVQFDVDISD; translated from the coding sequence ATGGGAACTCCAAATCGCGAAAAAATAATCATCCGAACCAGTATAATCGGTATTCTGGCAAATATTTTCTTATCTGCTTTTAAAGCCTTTGTCGGAATAATCACCAATTCTATCGCTATCATTATGGACTCTGTAAACAACCTTAGTGATGCGCTTTCTTCAGTAATTACAATTGTAGGTACAAAACTGGCCGGAAAACCAGCAGACAAAAAGCATCCATTCGGTCACGGACGGGTAGAGTATCTTACAGCGCTCGTAATTGCCGTAATCATCCTTTACGCTGGTCTTACCGCTTGTATTGAATCAATAAAGAAAATCATAAATCCTGTTACCCCAGAATATAATACAGCCTCAATTGTAATCATCAGTGTGGCAGTTATAGTAAAGATTATTCTTGGACTTTATGTAAAAGGAAGCGGTAAAAAAGTAAACTCTGATTCCCTTATTGCAAGCGGTCAGGATGCCCTGATGGACTCAATTATTTCAGCATCTACTATCATTGCTGCGGCTGTTTTCCTTATCTGGAACGTTTCTCTCGAGGCATATCTTGGTGTTCTGATTTCTTTTGCTATCATAAAGGCCGGTATTGAAACTCTTCGCGAAACTATCAGTAAGATTCTTGGAGAACGTGTTGATTCGTATCTTTCTAAAGATATAAAAAGGACAATTATTTCCTGTGATAAAGAAATTCTTGGCGCATATGATTTAGTATTGAATAATTACGGTCCTGACATGCACGTTGGTTCAGCTCATATAGAAGTACCTGATACCTGGTCTGCAGATAAAATTGATGCTATGTCACGAAAAATTGCAAACGAAGTTTATTTAAAACACGGAGTTGCAATGAGTGCAATAGGTATCTATTCAGTAAATACTCATGAAAACTCTGCAGCTCAGATTCGTGAACGTGTCAGCAAAATTGTTATGGAACATAAAGAGATTCTTCAGATGCACGGCTTCTTTGTAGACGAGCAGGCTAAGAAGATGAGATTTGATATTATTGTTTCTTTTGATTCTCTGAGCATGAAGGAAATGTTTAATCACGTAGTCCAGGACGTACGCGATGCATTCCCAGACTACGATGTTCAGGTACAGTTTGACGTTGATATTAGTGATTAG
- a CDS encoding D-2-hydroxyacid dehydrogenase, producing MIKLTILDGHAVNPGDLPWTFLDGIVDYNVYERTSPEEVIDHIGNSDAVFLNKIQITKEIFDACPNLKYIGVLATGYNVIDLESARAHGVTVTNIPAYSTESVAQHVFSFILYFTNQVAQHSASVMAGDWVKCRDFCFWNGSLSELYGKTLGIFGYGNIGKKVCELGKAFGMNVICCTRTPKEGMPEQVSFEELLKRSDFLTLHAPLTEQTKNIINKDSLSLMKKSAYLINTARGGFVVEQDLADCLNNDGIAGYAADVLFQEPMAADCPLLKAKNCVITPHIAWAPRETRKRLQGIAEENLKAWIAGNPINVVSK from the coding sequence ATGATTAAACTTACAATTCTAGATGGTCATGCGGTAAATCCGGGTGACCTACCCTGGACTTTTTTAGACGGCATTGTTGATTACAATGTATATGAAAGAACTTCTCCAGAAGAAGTAATCGATCATATCGGTAATTCAGATGCCGTTTTTCTTAACAAAATTCAGATTACAAAAGAAATTTTCGATGCCTGCCCTAATCTTAAATACATCGGGGTTCTTGCAACAGGCTATAATGTAATTGATTTGGAATCAGCTCGTGCTCATGGAGTAACAGTAACAAATATTCCTGCCTATTCTACTGAATCAGTTGCTCAGCATGTATTTTCGTTTATCCTTTATTTTACAAATCAGGTAGCTCAGCACAGTGCTTCTGTAATGGCAGGAGACTGGGTAAAATGCCGTGATTTCTGTTTCTGGAATGGAAGTCTTTCAGAGCTTTACGGAAAAACTCTTGGTATTTTCGGTTATGGAAATATCGGAAAAAAGGTTTGTGAATTAGGAAAAGCTTTTGGAATGAATGTTATTTGCTGTACAAGAACTCCAAAAGAAGGCATGCCGGAACAAGTCAGCTTTGAAGAATTATTAAAGCGTTCAGATTTTCTGACACTTCACGCACCTCTTACAGAACAGACTAAGAATATTATAAATAAAGACAGCCTTTCTCTTATGAAAAAGTCTGCTTATCTTATAAATACAGCCCGTGGCGGCTTTGTTGTTGAACAGGATTTAGCAGATTGTTTGAATAATGATGGAATTGCTGGCTATGCAGCTGATGTACTGTTTCAGGAACCAATGGCAGCAGACTGTCCTCTCCTAAAAGCAAAAAACTGTGTAATTACTCCACATATTGCCTGGGCGCCACGAGAGACCCGTAAGCGCCTGCAGGGAATTGCGGAAGAAAATCTTAAGGCATGGATTGCCGGAAATCCGATAAATGTTGTCAGCAAATAG
- a CDS encoding heavy-metal-associated domain-containing protein: protein MQKKIYVVGMFDDGTAGKVQAAVSAVAGVTNCVANCEKSQVLVDYDDAGAEAAINAAISGCGVDVLG from the coding sequence ATGCAGAAAAAGATATATGTAGTTGGTATGTTTGATGATGGAACAGCAGGAAAAGTACAGGCTGCAGTTTCAGCAGTAGCAGGAGTTACTAACTGTGTTGCTAACTGTGAAAAATCTCAGGTACTCGTAGACTATGATGATGCAGGAGCAGAAGCTGCTATCAATGCTGCAATCTCTGGCTGCGGTGTAGACGTACTCGGCTAA
- a CDS encoding DUF3298 and DUF4163 domain-containing protein: MTTTKTLHYLFIVSIAFLFVSCASLPGTNRNLRFTEKYQTVEFEENLNYVETNIKYPQFDKLPDLNKRIENTVLNNWKNFKSYSRKEYNDIVALNSRGNSKLPPFEYNVTYEVTGTKEIVSVLLNTYIFSGGAHGTTNLISLNYNMNTKKYISILNATDMTYNEISTLCRNHLYKKLIDDNKAAKNPAEKDALREMINMGAFPQAGNYEIFTVDGARVYVYFEPYSVAPYSYGIQKIQVK, from the coding sequence ATGACTACTACTAAAACTTTACATTACCTCTTTATTGTTTCTATTGCCTTTCTTTTTGTTTCCTGTGCTTCTCTTCCAGGTACAAACAGAAATTTAAGATTTACAGAGAAATATCAGACTGTCGAATTTGAAGAAAATCTGAATTATGTTGAAACGAATATCAAATATCCTCAATTTGATAAGCTGCCTGATTTAAATAAAAGAATTGAAAATACAGTTCTAAATAACTGGAAAAATTTTAAGTCTTATTCAAGAAAAGAATATAATGATATTGTTGCCCTTAATTCCCGAGGAAACTCTAAATTGCCTCCTTTTGAATATAATGTTACATATGAAGTTACCGGTACAAAGGAAATTGTCAGTGTACTTTTAAATACATATATATTCAGTGGTGGTGCTCACGGAACAACAAATCTGATAAGTTTAAATTATAATATGAATACTAAAAAATATATCAGTATTCTGAATGCAACTGATATGACTTATAACGAAATCTCTACCCTTTGCAGGAATCACTTATATAAAAAACTGATTGATGATAATAAAGCAGCAAAAAATCCAGCTGAAAAAGATGCTTTGCGGGAAATGATAAATATGGGCGCATTCCCACAGGCCGGAAATTATGAAATATTTACTGTAGATGGTGCAAGGGTTTATGTATACTTTGAACCATATTCAGTAGCGCCATATTCATACGGAATTCAAAAAATACAAGTTAAGTAG
- a CDS encoding MFS transporter: protein MKALTKKIMWCYAIGQLGWSIISGLIGSWLVYFYQPNQEAINDGMISLIPQGRVVLGVLTLIGLVTAIGRVFDAVTDPLVGNWSDNCKHKLGRRIPFMRWSALPLGIVFVLVFCAPVQAVSGINTVWLFITVLAYYFLITCYCTPYTSLLAELPNNQEEKLKLSMCISLTFIVGTCIGYTAPMIWGGLIGGGMARVPAMRITFAILSALATIFMLVPAFGIKEKDYCDVVPSNSNMMTSLTKTFKNKDFRIFVGQDIIYFFGLAMFQTGLPFFVTSLLQLPESMTTVMFGGLTLLSLAFYPFVIKMSKKWGKKKLLIAAFIGFVLTFGFTALSGEKLGFIPVYVQAVIIVVLGSFPQAIFGIIPQTIVADIALEDEVETGESRSGMFYAARTFAMKFGQSLAMLMFTSLATIGISESAFIEAAAETSEKAAGSPLGYRIVALVASVCCIIGGLIMAFFNEKKVMSTIAKVENTAE from the coding sequence ATGAAAGCACTTACAAAAAAAATAATGTGGTGTTATGCCATTGGTCAACTTGGCTGGTCTATCATCAGCGGTCTTATCGGTTCATGGCTTGTATATTTTTATCAGCCTAACCAGGAAGCAATCAATGATGGTATGATTTCTCTGATTCCTCAAGGACGCGTTGTGCTTGGTGTTCTGACTTTAATCGGTCTTGTAACAGCAATTGGCCGTGTATTCGATGCCGTAACAGATCCTCTTGTCGGCAACTGGTCTGATAACTGTAAGCATAAGCTTGGCCGTCGCATTCCATTTATGAGATGGTCTGCACTCCCTCTTGGTATTGTTTTTGTTCTTGTTTTCTGTGCTCCAGTTCAGGCTGTAAGCGGAATAAACACCGTATGGCTTTTTATTACTGTTCTTGCTTACTACTTCCTCATTACATGTTATTGTACTCCATATACATCACTTCTTGCAGAACTTCCAAATAATCAGGAAGAAAAACTTAAGCTTTCAATGTGTATTTCCCTTACCTTCATTGTAGGTACCTGTATCGGTTATACAGCTCCAATGATCTGGGGTGGACTTATCGGCGGAGGTATGGCAAGAGTTCCTGCTATGAGAATTACTTTTGCAATTCTTTCTGCACTTGCAACTATCTTTATGCTTGTTCCAGCCTTTGGAATTAAAGAAAAAGATTACTGTGATGTTGTGCCTTCTAATTCAAATATGATGACTTCCCTTACAAAAACTTTCAAGAATAAGGATTTCAGAATTTTTGTAGGACAGGATATCATCTACTTCTTTGGACTTGCAATGTTCCAGACTGGTCTTCCATTCTTTGTAACTAGTCTTCTTCAGTTACCGGAAAGCATGACAACAGTTATGTTCGGTGGACTTACACTTCTTTCTCTTGCCTTCTATCCGTTTGTAATTAAGATGTCTAAAAAATGGGGAAAGAAAAAGCTTTTGATTGCTGCATTCATCGGCTTTGTTTTGACATTCGGCTTTACTGCCCTTTCTGGCGAAAAACTTGGATTTATTCCGGTTTACGTTCAGGCTGTAATTATTGTAGTACTTGGTTCTTTCCCACAGGCTATCTTTGGAATTATCCCACAGACTATCGTTGCAGATATCGCTCTCGAAGATGAAGTTGAAACTGGTGAATCAAGAAGCGGTATGTTCTATGCTGCAAGAACCTTTGCTATGAAGTTCGGCCAGTCTCTTGCAATGCTTATGTTCACTTCTCTTGCAACAATCGGTATTTCTGAATCTGCTTTCATTGAAGCTGCTGCAGAAACTTCTGAAAAGGCTGCAGGTTCTCCACTAGGATACAGAATTGTAGCACTTGTTGCTTCTGTCTGCTGTATTATCGGTGGTCTTATTATGGCTTTCTTTAATGAGAAGAAGGTTATGTCTACCATTGCTAAAGTAGAGAATACAGCTGAATAA
- a CDS encoding TetR/AcrR family transcriptional regulator, whose product MTAVEKLAEERDELKNARIERILQSAFSLFSHTGIDAIAMTDIAKNAEIGVASLYRYFETKDEIAIRTAIWAWENQKNMIIPILDDTGYYQKKGIDQLDEIFDLFCKLYQSEPDFFRYIYFFDAYVVCQKIEPERLIPYQEVIQTVQKIICEAIHKGIVDGSISSEYKDSECELYYSLMHTYFSATQKLSLSGKMLKMDETNNDIQQLKLLGKVLIGGLK is encoded by the coding sequence ATGACTGCTGTAGAAAAACTCGCTGAAGAACGTGATGAACTCAAAAATGCAAGAATCGAAAGAATCCTGCAATCAGCTTTTTCACTTTTTTCGCATACAGGAATTGATGCAATTGCAATGACTGATATTGCAAAGAATGCCGAAATTGGTGTTGCATCGCTTTACCGCTATTTCGAAACAAAAGACGAAATTGCAATAAGAACTGCAATCTGGGCATGGGAAAATCAGAAAAATATGATTATTCCTATTCTTGATGATACAGGTTATTACCAGAAAAAAGGTATTGATCAGCTTGATGAAATATTTGATTTATTCTGTAAGTTGTATCAGTCTGAACCTGATTTTTTCAGATACATATATTTCTTTGATGCATATGTAGTATGTCAGAAAATTGAACCAGAAAGATTGATTCCATATCAGGAAGTAATTCAGACTGTTCAGAAAATTATTTGTGAAGCAATTCATAAAGGTATTGTTGATGGTTCCATTTCATCTGAATACAAAGATAGTGAATGTGAACTTTACTACTCTCTTATGCATACATATTTCTCTGCTACACAAAAATTGAGTCTCAGCGGAAAAATGTTAAAGATGGACGAAACAAATAATGATATCCAGCAGCTCAAGCTTCTGGGGAAAGTTTTAATTGGAGGCTTAAAATGA
- a CDS encoding DUF6937 domain-containing protein: MTIFGNKINGSVYKKAVKTQKKFIKKFGNDRNTEYHLELKDNDVLTPPFGCQTIVTNPSSSEDTFASKLPEKPLIIGNIRMGFGHYRISMAMASAAKALGYTPLWMDLNSFPETTCTKIISYQNNLYSMGSRLSQKFKLFNKMIWEPLNYEGFKKLSYNAGDQKTAELMTPLFREIPKDTPFIATHVWPSQAAIHAGMKNVVNAIPDNWPMALHLSEGAIHTVQTFNSYWGYRTLHGFDGENIMNPMGDGDLIWIGHYIDHELVSNIEKDCEARIARANEGKPIRFLFTIGGAGAQGEFFASIIKTLLPYVKQNKACIYLNCGDYENVWNMLQNMIPEFADGSVPVTKHFNDWNEELEFANKAIDGFDTDAGSGIHAFCNKDIFGAVYITNLLMRASDVLITKPSELAFYPVPKLFIRRIGGHEMWGAIHSAELGDGTLECETPEYACQMVKLLMEQPSLIEGMCNNIIAQKKIGTYDGAYKAVKIAAGEIHGRNL; the protein is encoded by the coding sequence ATGACTATATTTGGAAATAAAATAAACGGATCAGTTTATAAAAAAGCTGTAAAAACACAGAAGAAGTTTATCAAAAAATTCGGAAATGACCGCAATACAGAATATCATCTTGAATTGAAAGACAATGATGTACTTACACCACCCTTCGGCTGTCAGACAATTGTAACAAATCCATCTTCTTCTGAAGATACATTTGCATCAAAACTTCCTGAAAAGCCGCTTATTATCGGAAACATCAGAATGGGCTTTGGTCATTACAGAATCTCAATGGCAATGGCCAGTGCAGCAAAGGCTCTCGGCTATACACCGCTCTGGATGGATCTCAACTCTTTCCCTGAAACAACCTGTACAAAAATCATTTCATATCAGAATAATCTTTATTCTATGGGAAGCAGACTTTCTCAAAAGTTTAAACTCTTCAACAAAATGATTTGGGAGCCATTAAACTACGAAGGCTTTAAGAAACTTTCATACAATGCCGGTGACCAGAAAACTGCAGAACTTATGACTCCTCTCTTCCGTGAAATTCCAAAAGATACTCCGTTCATTGCAACTCACGTATGGCCAAGCCAGGCTGCTATTCATGCTGGAATGAAGAATGTTGTAAATGCAATTCCAGACAACTGGCCAATGGCACTTCATTTAAGTGAAGGTGCAATTCATACTGTACAGACTTTTAATTCTTACTGGGGTTATAGAACTCTGCATGGATTTGATGGTGAGAATATCATGAATCCTATGGGCGACGGAGACCTTATCTGGATTGGTCACTATATTGATCATGAACTTGTAAGCAATATTGAAAAAGACTGTGAAGCAAGAATCGCCCGTGCAAATGAAGGAAAGCCTATCCGCTTCCTGTTTACAATCGGTGGTGCCGGTGCTCAGGGAGAATTCTTTGCATCAATTATCAAGACTCTTCTTCCTTATGTTAAACAAAACAAAGCCTGCATTTACCTGAACTGCGGTGACTATGAAAATGTCTGGAATATGCTTCAGAATATGATTCCGGAATTTGCTGATGGTTCAGTTCCTGTTACAAAACATTTCAATGACTGGAATGAAGAACTTGAGTTTGCTAATAAAGCAATTGATGGATTTGATACAGATGCCGGAAGTGGAATTCATGCGTTCTGTAACAAAGATATTTTTGGTGCTGTTTATATTACAAACCTTCTTATGAGAGCAAGTGATGTTCTTATAACAAAACCAAGTGAGCTTGCTTTCTATCCTGTTCCAAAGCTATTTATCCGCCGTATTGGTGGTCACGAAATGTGGGGAGCTATTCATTCAGCTGAACTTGGAGACGGAACTCTTGAATGCGAAACACCTGAATATGCATGTCAGATGGTTAAGCTTCTTATGGAACAGCCGTCTCTTATTGAAGGTATGTGTAATAATATTATTGCTCAGAAAAAAATCGGAACCTATGATGGAGCCTATAAGGCAGTAAAAATTGCTGCTGGTGAAATTCATGGCCGGAATTTATAA
- a CDS encoding glycoside hydrolase family 36 protein: MKTYTVHQDYFAENNSVIDVLHLDDFVDAAKYRVDNACINIGGWQSWNPCTEVFPGKKQPRLNCRLIKQWNAYLVFPQSGHKPSRNIVLGQFVTYLRWNDLYLVFASVGNVNGTLPPVQFVFNRSQNTVSFEICDKGNNWKTGDVTGRIEIFIAQSYFECKDKLAAIFGKEHFNSVNWLGKNPAGWESWYNHYANINQNLIKEDLKKLSGTENIISLGNYSSKIFQIDDGWEKALGDWQTNLERFPENFSEITSEIEKDGYIPGLWLAPFIIDSRSKTATEHPDWLLKDHNGKLVPAGYNPLWGKDGTFYCLDLSRDEVIAHLDSIMESVINKWGFRYIKLDFLYAGMLYGNYAQQTASYKLFTRALKTITSRTENKDGKPVAYLGCGCPFELCFKYLPLSRIGCDTYEKWKNPMMRFLRWNGRNEAYLNVVDTLGHALWDNTIFINDPDVVFVREENCTLTENQKLLIAGINSMFGSQFMYSDDPGLAGEPEKLLTQKIFDFIKKYDEEEFGIKQTSEDIYEIFSKSGKYKGEVNLKTTHLKMSERE; this comes from the coding sequence ATGAAAACTTATACAGTCCATCAGGATTATTTTGCTGAAAATAACTCTGTAATAGATGTTTTACATTTAGATGATTTTGTAGATGCGGCAAAATATCGGGTTGATAATGCCTGTATCAACATTGGTGGCTGGCAGAGCTGGAATCCTTGTACAGAAGTTTTTCCTGGTAAAAAGCAGCCTCGTCTTAACTGCCGTCTCATAAAACAATGGAACGCCTATCTCGTATTTCCACAGTCTGGCCACAAACCTTCCAGAAACATAGTTCTCGGGCAGTTTGTAACATATCTGCGCTGGAACGATTTATATCTTGTATTTGCTTCTGTAGGAAATGTAAACGGAACTCTCCCACCCGTTCAGTTTGTATTTAACCGTTCACAAAATACCGTCAGCTTCGAAATCTGTGATAAAGGAAATAACTGGAAAACGGGTGATGTAACAGGACGAATCGAAATCTTTATTGCTCAGTCTTATTTTGAATGCAAAGATAAACTTGCTGCAATTTTCGGAAAAGAGCATTTTAATTCGGTAAACTGGCTTGGAAAAAATCCTGCAGGCTGGGAAAGCTGGTACAATCATTATGCAAATATCAACCAGAATCTTATTAAAGAAGATTTGAAAAAGCTCTCTGGAACAGAAAATATTATCAGTCTTGGAAACTATTCTTCAAAAATCTTTCAGATTGATGACGGATGGGAAAAGGCCCTTGGTGACTGGCAGACAAATCTCGAACGCTTTCCGGAAAACTTCAGTGAAATAACCTCTGAAATCGAGAAAGACGGATATATTCCAGGCCTCTGGCTCGCCCCTTTTATTATTGATTCCAGAAGTAAAACAGCAACTGAACATCCTGACTGGCTTTTGAAAGACCATAACGGAAAACTTGTTCCAGCCGGATACAATCCATTATGGGGAAAAGACGGAACTTTCTATTGTCTCGATCTTAGCCGCGACGAAGTTATTGCTCATCTTGATTCAATAATGGAATCAGTAATTAACAAATGGGGCTTCCGCTATATTAAACTTGATTTCCTTTATGCCGGAATGCTTTATGGAAATTATGCTCAGCAAACAGCTTCGTATAAACTATTTACAAGAGCACTTAAAACAATCACCTCAAGAACAGAAAATAAAGACGGTAAGCCTGTTGCTTATCTTGGCTGCGGCTGTCCATTTGAACTTTGTTTTAAATACCTTCCGCTTTCAAGAATCGGCTGTGATACATATGAAAAATGGAAAAATCCTATGATGCGTTTCCTCCGCTGGAATGGACGCAATGAAGCCTATCTTAATGTCGTAGATACTCTTGGACATGCTCTATGGGACAATACAATTTTCATTAATGATCCTGATGTTGTATTTGTTCGCGAAGAAAACTGCACTCTTACAGAAAATCAGAAACTTCTGATTGCAGGTATAAACAGCATGTTTGGAAGTCAGTTCATGTATTCAGATGATCCGGGACTTGCCGGTGAACCTGAAAAGCTTCTTACACAGAAGATTTTTGATTTCATCAAAAAATATGATGAAGAAGAATTTGGAATTAAACAGACATCTGAAGATATTTATGAAATATTCAGCAAATCTGGAAAATACAAAGGTGAAGTAAATCTTAAAACAACTCACCTAAAAATGTCTGAGAGAGAATAA